The following coding sequences are from one Leishmania braziliensis MHOM/BR/75/M2904 complete genome, chromosome 36 window:
- a CDS encoding putative glutathione peroxidase, producing the protein MASIFTYSAVQGGKTVSLQRYSGYVTLIVNVASRCSFTSTNVEMLNGVQQAYGSRRFTILAFPCAQFANQEPLSNAEIAQWCENIGLLFPVFDRVNVKNPSAHPLFRMLRAQQGAPMWNYTKYLCDRSGVPRRKLEPGCSMDALRQSIESVL; encoded by the coding sequence ATGGCATCCATCTTCACCTATAGCGCCGTACAAGGTGGCAAGACTGTTTCGCTTCAAAGGTACTCGGGCTATGTGACGCTCATCGTGAACGTGGCGTCGCGGTGTAGCTTCACCTCCACCAACGTCGAGATGCTGAACGGGGTGCAACAAGCGTATGGCTCCCGTAGGTTTACCATTCTCGCGTTCCCGTGCGCACAGTTTGCGAACCAAGAGCCGCTCAGTAATGCCGAGATTGCGCAGTGGTGCGAGAACATTGGGCTGCTCTTTCCGGTCTTTGACCGGGTCAACGTGAAGAATCCCTCAGCCCACCCACTGTTTCGAATGCTTCGGGCACAGCAGGGGGCTCCCATGTGGAACTACACCAAGTACCTTTGCGACCGCAGCGGTGTGCCGCGCCGTAAGCTGGAGCCCGGCTGCTCCATGGACGCGCTACGGCAGTCTATCGAGTCTGTTTTATAG
- a CDS encoding cullin-like protein: MSSVVSSRKRMAEYSTFSDKWGIIEETVLCIFKKEVSRNSFQRIHHSVFQLCQAHYGSQVLERLEEQLYAQVSTVLNRIEDSSVYVADFLREWQDYNDSVSQISNVLLYFNKNYMYACHHSSIEHLGERIFCSSTLGNPEVSARLIASIKQSIHVPAAESIIRDIGQELYTAEGSKYFVRCMETPFVDAIVDKYAAQGEQQKQALTTNSYLQWVQSVVSSESHKYADTFFYILLDKLTNALYSSLVLSDPSSVDDMLTGPTGLVHMLEEWDVTSISTVVQVFCAMKREKDVIDVIAQALKEKSEGIINDRSTGVFPFPGVQKMLQLIERAKELDGLFAAEEGHSQSPFLRVIRNVLGSDTRFMETLSVYYDNGIRQGKDDVVSTVGNNVLTILQLTPDLEAFEVAFRSHLAVRLIYAKPHAVDMECRFIDRLFNIYGSSVVNRFQKMVEDIRSATAAQEKLVADMKTKKISPPLEFDVLVLTSGLWPQYTNIPLSIPQSMESCKHVFQEYYRRRHNGRKLVFQMSLGSIAFQLCHGGRTYHVSAHTHFVNSIMALNSDEDVSVAVVARQGALSSDEVLTHFNTLCHVGLAERNGTEFRFNRRFYSSKSKVKVSAGVQKSAHDGSGGAIAACKGMDGARTMSLDATIVKLLKEHNSIDYHTLCCAIESELRGVCSPTRTDIKLRVDALMEKGLLMRGESANCYVYCS, from the coding sequence ATGTCCAGTGTGGTGTCGAGTCGAAAGCGCATGGCAGAGTATTCCACTTTTTCGGATAAGTGGGGCATCATTGAGGAGACAGTACTCTGCATTTTCAAAAAAGAGGTTTCGAGGAACTCGTTTCAGAGAATACACCACTCTGTTTTCCAGCTGTGCCAGGCACATTACGGGAGTCAGGTGCTGGAGCGTCTGGAAGAGCAGCTGTATGCACAAGTCTCCACAGTCCTCAATCGAATTGAGGACTCTTCAGTGTATGTCGCTGACTTTCTTCGTGAGTGGCAGGACTACAATGACTCTGTGAGTCAAATCAGCAACGTTCTCTTGTACTTCAACAAGAACTACATGTACGCCTGTCATCACTCTTCTATTGAGCATCTTGGCGAGCGTATTTTTTGCTCCTCTACGTTAGGCAATCCTGAGGTGTCCGCACGTCTCATCGCCTCCATCAAGCAGTCGATTCACGTGCCTGCCGCTGAGTCCATTATTCGAGACATTGGTCAAGAATTATACACCGCCGAAGGCAGCAAGTACTTTGTACGCTGTATGGAAACCCCCTTTGTGGATGCAATAGTCGATAAGTATGCTGCGCAAGGGGAGCAACAGAAACAGGCGCTCACCACGAACAGTTATCTGCAGTGGGTTCAGAGCGTCGTGAGCAGTGAAAGTCACAAGTACGCCGATACATTTTTCTATATTCTGTTGGATAAACTCACAAATGCACTCTACTCCTCGCTTGTCCTCAGCGATCCATCATCTGTCGATGATATGCTGACGGGGCCGACCGGTTTGGTACACATGTTGGAGGAGTGGGATGTGACCAGTATTTCCACTGTTGTGCAGGTCTTCTGCGCCATGAAGCGGGAGAAGGACGTCATCGACGTTATTGCTCAGGCCttgaaagagaaaagcgaggGCATCATAAACGATCGAAGCACAGgcgtctttccctttcccgGGGTCCAAAagatgctgcagctgatCGAAAGGGCAAAGGAGTTGGATGGCCTCTTTGCAGCAGAGGAAGGCCATAGCCAGTCACCGTTTCTGCGCGTTATACGCAACGTCTTGGGCAGCGACACGCGCTTTATGGAAACCCTCTCGGTTTACTACGACAATGGCATTCGGCAAGGCAAGGATGACGTTGTGAGCACAGTAGGGAACAATGTTCTTACTATTTTGCAGCTGACGCCTGATCTTGAGGCTTTTGAGGTGGCGTTTCGAAGTCACCTGGCGGTTCGCTTGATCTACGCAAAGCCACACGCAGTGGACATGGAGTGTCGCTTTATTGACCGCCTCTTCAACATCTACGGATCAAGTGTGGTGAATCGATTTCAGAAAATGGTGGAGGACATCCGCAgtgccaccgcggcgcaggaAAAGTTGGTAGCAGATATGAAGACGAAAAAGATATCCCCTCCCTTAGAGTTCGATGTCCTTGTCTTGACAAGCGGTCTGTGGCCTCAGTACACCAACATTCCACTCAGCATTCCGCAGAGCATGGAATCGTGCAAGCATGTTTTTCAGGAGTACTACCGTCGGCGCCACAACGGTCGGAAGCTCGTTTTTCAGATGAGCTTGGGCTCGATTGCTTTTCAGCTTTGCCATGGAGGCAGAACATACCACGTGTCGGCGCATACTCATTTTGTGAACAGTATCATGGCGTTGAACTCGGATGAGGATGTGAGCGTCGCAGTCGTTGCTAGACAAGGTGCACTAAGTTCTGACGAGGTACTTACCCACTTCAACACTCTTTGCCACGTTGGTCTTGCCGAACGCAACGGCACAGAGTTTAGGTTTAATCGTCGCTTTTACTCCTCAAAGTCGAAGGTGAAAGTGAGCGCAGGGGTGCAGAAGTCGGCGCATGATGGTAGTGGAGGTGCCATCGCCGCTTGCAAGGGCATGGACGGTGCACGAACAATGAGCCTGGATGCCACCATCGTGAAACTGCTGAAAGAGCACAATAGTATTGATTACCATACGCTATGCTGTGCCATCGAAAGTGAGCTGCGGGGTGTGTGCTCCCCCACACGAACGGATATCAAACTGCGCGTAGACGCTCTGATGGAGAAAGGATTGCTAATGCGAGGTGAATCAGCGAACTGCTATGTCTACTGTTCGTGA
- a CDS encoding putative pre-mRNA branch site protein p14: protein MLVLGYYYSARPTTFTLPVSLSPSSVMCSHVSPNNANVHAAAMPDERILLVTGIPSKQCTSEYLYSLFGAYGGIQQIRIGSSFITKGCAIVVYEQCEAANNAVGALNEYALSKDRILRVSVYEEERDKKALERRKRKREMQAEYKRHITNVAQAADEPDR from the coding sequence ATGCTTGTCCTTGGGTATTACTACTCTGCCAGGCCAACTACCTTCACCCTTCCTGTTTCCTTGTCTCCTTCCTCCGTTATGTGCTCTCACGTTAGCCCAAACAACGCGAACGTCCATGCTGCAGCCATGCCGGATGAGCGCATCCTGCTTGTGACTGGCATTCCCTCAAAGCAGTGCACCAGTGAGTACCTTTACTCCCTCTTTGGGGCCTACGGGGGCATTCAGCAAATCCGCATTGGGTCATCCTTCATAACAAAGGGGTGCGCTATTGTTGTGTACGAGCAGTGTGAGGCCGCGAATAATGCAGTGGGCGCGCTCAACGAGTACGCTCTGAGCAAGGACCGCATCCTGAGAGTTTCTGTATacgaagaagagcgagatAAAAAGGCCCTCGAGCGACGGAAGCGGAAGCGAGAGATGCAGGCGGAGTACAAGAGGCACATTACCAACGTCGCACAAGCCGCCGATGAGCCGGATAGATGA
- a CDS encoding putative ATP synthase, protein MSEARQIQSMIDFIEREAQEKVEELEAAAQEEYDVEKMRLVEAEKTKIRVMAEKKLKQVDVDRRVARANYSKLQRMRVIKERVTIVEHLLEQMRQRIVAMVKNPSQYNPMLVSLIRQSLMSIRTDAVIQCRKEDEAEIECEIPMLERWYKEKTGATISIQVNKCYLSTAEAWGGVVVKSTDGRVVCNNTFAYRTKACFNEHLPTVRYYLFNPNASI, encoded by the coding sequence ATGAGCGAGGCACGCCAAATTCAGTCGATGATCGACTTCATTGAGCGAGAGGCTCAAGAGAAGGTcgaggagctcgaggcggcggcgcaggaagAGTATGACGTGGAGAAGATGCGCCTGgtcgaggcggagaagacgAAGATCCGCGTCATGGCGGAAAAGAAGCTCAAGCAGGTTGACGTGGACCGCCGCGTGGCCCGTGCCAACTACTCaaagctgcagcgcatgcgGGTCATAAAGGAGCGGGTGACGATCGTGGAACATCTGCTCGAGCAGATGCGCCAGAGGATTGTGGCCATGGTGAAAAACCCTTCCCAATACAATCCGATGCTGGTAAGTCTCATCCGCCAGTCGCTCATGTCCATCCGCACGGACGCCGTCATCCAGTGCCGCAAAGAGGACGAGGCCGAGATCGAGTGCGAAATTCCGATGCTGGAGCGGTGGTACAAGGAAAAGACTGGCGCCACCATCTCGATTCAGGTGAACAAGTGCTACCTCAGCACGGCCGAGGCGTGGGGCGGCGTAGTGGTGAAGTCAACCGACGGCCGCGTCGTGTGCAACAACACGTTCGCCTACCGCACCAAGGCATGCTTCAATGAACATCTGCCCACGGTGCGCTACTACCTCTTCAACCCCAATGCCTCGATATAA
- a CDS encoding clathrin coat assembly protein-like protein, translated as MLSVLMFLNSRGDVVLSRTFRAGNTVRSLAETFCTEIISTKQVDRCPINIVKRVCFIHLKLTELYVVMVSDSNANCLMCLQYAVRLLQYIQKYYEDLNEKQIKENFVALQSIIDESMDFGYPILTDAEAIRKFVTTDGVDAAVLKNTRESERIADRMTGETPWRVEGLVFRVNEVFIDVFEEVNLLLSQTGEALQSSVSGRVVMNNFLSGMPECQLHWNAKVMNRSPDETTENQAADGTGKLVPLSNISLHNCVRLKASGNEERQLTFVPPDGKFTLMTYRSSVSVQPPMKVLSAKAREISKTRTEVEFTLHSDAPGGRVIRDVQVSVACPDNTAIAEAKVGQGKADYDAVSHAIVWKLPQVKSGEKIAFFAEIQQISPTEKTETLWTKPPIRIAFQCMSLSLTGLRINELVVREPTMMYTPNKWIRYTVMAGDYQCRM; from the coding sequence ATGTTATCCGTTTTGATGTTCTTGAACTCCCGCGGAGACGTGGTGCTCTCGCGGACGTTTCGGGCGGGAAACACAGTGCGGTCGCTCGCTGAAACCTTCTGCACTGAGATCATCTCTACAAAGCAGGTTGACCGCTGTCCTATCAACATTGTGAAACGCGTGTGCTTCATTCACTTGAAGCTGACTGAGTTGTACGTTGTGATGGTGTCCGACTCTAATGCCAACTGCCTAATGTGTCTCCAGTACGCTGTACGACTGCTGCAGTACATTCAAAAGTACTACGAGGACTTGAACGAAAAGCAAATCAAGGAGAACTTTGTTGCTTTGCAGAGTATCATCGATGAATCGATGGACTTCGGGTACCCCATCCTGACGGACGCAGAGGCCATACGGAAATTTGTCACGACAGACGGTGTGGACGCTGCCGTTCTGAAGAACACCCGCGAGTCGGAGCGCATTGCCGATAGGATGACTGGCGAGACGCCGTGGCGGGTGGAGGGCCTTGTGTTCCGCGTGAACGAGGTGTTCATTGACGTGTTTGAAGAGGTGAATCTGCTACTCTCCCAAACaggagaggcgctgcagagcagCGTGTCGGGGCGCGTGGTCATGAACAATTTCCTTTCCGGGATGCCGGAGTGCCAACTGCACTGGAACGCGAAAGTGATGAACCGCAGTCCCGACGAGACGACCGAGAACCAAGCTGCCGATGGGACGGGGAAGCTGGTCCCCTTGTCAAACATCTCCCTTCACAACTGCGTCCGCCTCAAAGCCTCAGGTAACGAGGAACGGCAACTCACCTTTGTGCCGCCGGATGGAAAGTTCACCCTCATGACGTACCGCTCCAGCGTGAGTGTGCAGCCACCGATGAAGGTGCTGTCGGCCAAGGCACGAGAAATCTCAAAGACGCGCACCGAGGTCGAGTTCACACTTCACTCAGACGCCCCAGGAGGCAGGGTCATCAGGGACGTCCAGGTGAGTGTCGCCTGCCCGGACAATACGGCTATTGCTGAAGCGAAGGTAGGGCAGGGTAAAGCCGATTACGACGCCGTAAGTCACGCCATTGTTTGGAAGCTGCCGCAGGTGAAGAGTGGGGAGAAAATAGCTTTCTTTGCAGAAATTCAGCAGATCTCCCCGACGGAGAAAACGGAGACGCTGTGGACGAAGCCGCCCATCCGCATCGCATTTCAGTGTATGTCTCTGTCGCTCACAGGCTTGCGCATCAATGAGCTGGTCGTCAGGGAGCCAACGATGATGTACACACCAAACAAGTGGATTCGCTACACCGTCATGGCGGGTGACTATCAGTGCCGTATGTAG
- a CDS encoding fibrillarin, with product MLHPGVFISKAKTDSLCTLNMVPGISVYGEKRIELSATQGGDDKKEYRLWNPYRSKLASAIYAGVSSIHMGPGSKVLYLGGATGTTVSHVSDLVGPEGMVYAVEFSHRVGRDLVEMSKRRSNIVPIIEDARYPMKYRMLVPMVDCIFMDVAQPDQARILALNAQAFLQNGGHYVISIKANCIDSTLAAPVVIASELNKLKKDKLKPLEQVSLEPFERDHAVVVGVYRPVKKSK from the coding sequence ATGCTACACCCTGGCGTGTTCATTTCCAAGGCCAAGACCGACTCTCTTTGCACGCTCAACATGGTGCCCGGCATTTCCGTGTACGGTGAGAAGCGCATCGAGTTAAGCGCAACGCAGGGCGGTGATGATAAAAAGGAGTACCGTCTGTGGAATCCCTACCGCTCGAAGCTTGCCTCTGCCATTTACGCTGGTGTAAGTAGCATTCATATGGGTCCCGGCTCAAAGGTGCTGTATCTCGGTGGGGCGACTGGTACCACAGTCAGCCACGTGAGCGACCTTGTAGGACCCGAGGGCATGGTGTATGCGGTGGAGTTCTCGCACCGTGTTGGTCGCGATTTAGTCGAGATGTCGAAACGCCGTTCGAATATCGTCCCCATCATTGAAGACGCCCGCTATCCCATGAAGTACCGCATGCTTGTGCCGATGGTCGACTGCATTTTCATGGATGTCGCACAGCCGGACCAGGCGCGAATTCTTGCACTCAATGCACAGGCTTTTCTGCAGAATGGTGGTCACTATGTCATCTCCATCAAGGCTAACTGCATTGACTCTACCCTGGCTGCACCTGTAGTGATTGCGTCTGAGCTAAACAAACTGAAGAAGGACAAGTTGAAGCCACTGGAGCAGGTTTCTCTTGAGCCGTTTGAGCGCGACCACGCTGTAGTTGTTGGTGTGTACCGCCCCGTCAAGAAGTCGAAGTAG
- a CDS encoding putative ADP-ribosylation factor GTPase activating protein, which produces MNIRQRKSERHKEALRKLSQIGGNKSCFDCGMRGPLYVVSDFGILVCSGCSAVHRSFQHKVKGITMSEFTDDEIARFAVSGNDRARNVWLSTFRDQLPRPGDVIALKTHVRSIFEERRCWNAQEFSALQKLWDHPNEPPSQVPPPLSMTRPTAFSLAPAREVPTAQPGPVSAATAPAPPSSAAAPPTSSAPAPSVRPPQDDIFDCLFAAPVQSPSEPQPTAHAAVATASPMTASHAPIPPARHQPATVTSIVGDLFAGVPPPVVQPAGGYSALYPQKPQQQQQSMDFPVHGTRCNFTQGPPSNIMTPPPLQSSQLPYQQQQPQQDMIVFSTSGAAAPYSAPAQSHNHNLNSVTPSTTVYPSASGAAPQAYQPSPFSSNPPPQQEGWSAPSFSSASPSSNINRIVVLSVTKQQNDRSQNSQSK; this is translated from the coding sequence ATGAACATTCGGCAGCGCAAGTCGGAGCGGCacaaagaggcgctgcggaaaCTCAGCCAAATTGGAGGCAACAAGAGCTGCTTTGATTGCGGCATGCGAGGTCCTCTCTACGTGGTGTCGGATTTCGGCATTCTTGTGTGCTccggctgcagcgctgtgcacCGCTCCTTCCAGCACAAAGTAAAGGGAATCACAATGAGTGAATTTACGGACGACGAGATCGCTCGTTTCGCTGTTTCCGGCAATGACCGAGCCCGCAATGTGTGGCTCAGCACCTTTCGCGATCAGCTCCCCCGCCCCGGTGATGTGATAGCGCTGAAAACCCATGTGCGCAGCATTTTTGAAGAGCGGCGGTGTTGGAATGCGCAGGAGTTCTCTGCCTTGCAAAAGTTGTGGGATCACCCAAATGAGCCACCTTCACAGGTGCCACCGCCCTTGTCCATGACGAGACCTACGGCGTTCTCCCTCGCACCAGCTCGAGAGGTGCCCACGGCTCAGCCCGGACCCGTCtctgctgcgacggctcCCGCGCCACCtagttcagcagcagcaccaccaacaTCGAGTGCCCCGGCCCCATCCGTGCGGCCACCGCAAGACGACATCTTCGATTGCCTTTTCGCAGCACCTGTACAATCTCCGTCGGAGCCTCAACCTACAGCACATGCTGCAGTAGCCACAGCATCACCAATGACTGCGTCACACGCCCCTATTCCGCCAGCACGGCACCAGCCCGCAACAGTGACCAGTATCGTAGGTGACCTGTTTGCCGGAGTGCCGCCACCAGTGGTGCAGCCAGCAGGCGGATATAGCGCCCTTTATCCACAGAAaccacaacaacagcagcagtcgaTGGACTTCCCTGTTCATGGCACCAGGTGCAACTTCACTCAAGGTCCTCCGAGCAACATAATGACACCGCCTCCGCTACAGTCCTCACAACTGCCTtaccagcagcaacagccacagCAGGATATGATCGTGTTCAGCACTTCTGGGGCAGCGGCCCCGTACTCTGCGCCCGCTCAGTCACACAACCACAACCTCAACAGCGTCACACCAAGCACCACCGTCTACCCCTCCGCGTCCGGTGCCGCACCCCAGGCCTACCAGCCATCACCTTTTTCAAGCAATCCGCCGCCTCAGCAGGAAGGGTGGAGTGcaccctccttctccagtgCGTCACCAAGCTCGAACATTAATCGCATTGTCGTCTTGTCAGTTACGAAGCAGCAGAATGACAGATCGCAGAACTCCCAGTCGAAGTGA
- a CDS encoding putative exosome complex exonuclease rrp41, translated as MSRQKEYVSPAGLRLDGRRPLEARRMDIVFGTLSACDGSCDITVGQSKVCASIFGPRESLHKQEAKHDKVLVTCEVAVAAFAGESRRNPQRRSKLSEDIDAAVVQVARSVILLSQYPNSQIHIYIEVLQQDGNEKVACINAACLALVDANVAMRDVVCCISVGLLDEHMLIDLANDELRSQCPVIVAAFTGHDTQNIIWLETTSRLPPDSVARLLKCAEQGAQELFETTIRKSLEEHAKKILTLQI; from the coding sequence ATGTCTCGCCAAAAGGAGTACGTCAGTCCAGCAGGTCTTCGCCTGGACGGCCGTCGTCCACTGGAGGCACGGCGCATGGACATCGTATTCGGCACGCTTTCCGCCTGTGACGGCAGTTGCGACATCACAGTTGGGCAATCGAAGGTGTGTGCATCCATCTTTGGGCCGCGAGAATCACTTCACAAGCAAGAGGCAAAGCACGATAAGGTGCTTGTCACGTGCGAGGTGGCTGTTGCCGCTTTCGCTGGAGAAAGCCGTCGCAATCCGCAGCGGCGTAGCAAGCTCTCGGAGGACAtcgacgctgccgtcgttCAAGTGGCCCGCTCCgtcatcctcctctcccagTACCCCAACTCGCAGATTCACATTTACATCGAGGTCCTTCAACAGGATGGGAACGAGAAGGTCGCGTGCATCAATGCAGCATGCCTCGCCCTGGTCGACGCAAACGTTGCCATGCGGGACGTGGTGTGTTGCATCAGTGTAGGGCTTCTGGACGAGCACATGCTGATAGACCTGGCAAACGACGAGCTGCGCTCTCAGTGCCCAGTGATTGTAGCAGCGTTCACGGGACACGACACGCAGAACATCATCTGGCTGGAGACAACTTCGCGGCTACCTCCCGACTCGGTGGCGCGGCTGCTCAAGTGCGCGGAGCAGGGCGCCCAGGAGCTCTTTGAGACAACAATCCGAAAGTCGCTGGAGGAACACGCAAAGAAGATCTTGACACTACAAATCTAG
- the CYP10 gene encoding putative cyclophilin 10 encodes MFTRSVISRSTASRHAFMDITIGRQDPQRVSFELFMKKCPVASENFLKLCTGENVLPRVSSIDGIGEPSFRYQFLPQLTYRNTTVHRVCKGYLVQGGDIVSGQGTGQLSIYGEFFDAPEEVKASKFDRMGLLGTAVSAPHLNGSQFFILTADKAPHLNGTCICFGRVVDGWAVVKAIEAIPLTVTGEPVERVVVVDCGKL; translated from the coding sequence ATGTTTACTCGATCGGTCATTAGCCGGTCCACTGCGTCGCGGCACGCCTTCATGGACATCACAATTGGCAGGCAGGATCCGCAGCGTGTGTCTTTCGAACTCTTTATGAAGAAGTGCCCAGTTGCCTCAGAGAACTTCCTGAAGTTATGCACCGGTGAAAATGTGCTGCCGCGGGTGTCCAGCATCGATGGGATCGGTGAGCCATCCTTTCGATACCAGTTTCTGCCGCAGCTGACGTACCGAAACACGACGGTGCACCGCGTCTGCAAAGGCTATCTTGTGCAAGGCGGTGATATCGTCTCTGGTCAAGGCACGGGTCAGCTTTCCATCTACGGTGAATTCTTCGACGCGCCGGAAGAAGTGAAAGCGTCCAAGTTTGATCGAATGGGTCTCTTAGGCACCGCTGTGAGTGCACCACACTTGAATGGGTCGCAGTTTTTTATCCTGACGGCGGACAAGGCGCCGCACCTCAACGGCACGTGCATCTGCTTCGGCCGTGTCGTGGACGGATGGGCCGTGGTGAAGGCCATCGAGGCCATCCCGCTAACGGTCACTGGCGAGCCAGTGGAGCGGGTTGTAGTGGTTGACTGCGGGAAGCTCTAA
- a CDS encoding putative lipoate protein ligase, giving the protein MKAFFIGKCEYRRVLNLQEAIFNAKIARQVSVRRGESTLPLRPDVAILVEHSSPVYTVGRRDTTQGLPQHCTVDVVKTRRGGGITYHGPGQLTMYPIINIQLLWKNCTVEKARSPIEWFSWALEEAMIQTAAMFCIPTHRYKTGVWTDQYKDIPAQKLGAIGLQLGSWVSMHGVGFNVASDLRFFDDIIMCELPGRRATSISNEMQHRGVPGPPPLVPETAPVLLQKFVESLHQPPSWAAPRLVDLSADADWYERVIDAAGTPIS; this is encoded by the coding sequence ATGAAGGCGTTCTTCATCGGCAAATGTGAGTACCGACGCGTGCTAAACCTGCAAGAGGCGATCTTTAACGCCAAGATCGCGCGACAGGTGAgtgtgcggcgcggcgagtccacgctgccgctccgcccGGATGTCGCGATCCTAGTGGAGCACAGCTCCCCTGTGTACACCGTAGGTCGGCGTGACACAACCCAGGGACTTCCGCAGCACTGCACCGTCGACGTCGTCAAGACGCGGCGAGGCGGTGGTATCACCTATCACGGCCCTGGACAGCTTACCATGTACCCCATCATCAACATCCAACTTCTGTGGAAAAATTGCACAGTGGAGAAGGCGCGCTCACCGATTGAGTGGTTCAGCTGGGCGCTGGAGGAAGCAATGATCCAGACCGCTGCGATGTTCTGCATCCCAACACACCGATACAAGACTGGCGTATGGACTGACCAGTACAAGGACATCCCGGCGCAGAAGCTCGGCGCCATCGGGCTGCAGCTGGGGAGTTGGGTCTCCATGCATGGAGTTGGCTTCAACGTTGCAAGCGACTTGCGCTTCTTCGACGACATCATTATGTGTGAGCTGCCGGGCCGGCGCGCCACATCGATCAGCAACGAAATGCAGCACCGTGGCGTCCCTggaccgccaccgctggtgcCAGAAACGGCGCCCGTTCTGCTACAAAAGTTCGTCGAGAGCCTTCACCAGCCACCAAGCTGGGCTGCGCCGCGTCTGGTGGACTTGTCGGCGGACGCGGACTGGTACGAACGCGTTATCGACGCCGCCGGCACCCCAATTTCCTGA